The Coleofasciculaceae cyanobacterium genome has a segment encoding these proteins:
- a CDS encoding glycosyltransferase family 4 protein has protein sequence MKILFLDQSGSLGGAELCLLDLAKFYQDSCLVGLFVDGSFKEALDNHQIAVRILSTQQLGIRKDSNFWQSISNVGQIIPLINKVIQLSRTYDLIYSNTQKALVVGAIASFLTKKPLIYHLHDILSTEHFSRTNQQIAVFFANRFASLVVANSQASKTAFITAGGKEELVEVVYNGFDLEQYQIDEYRVSQLKHQLSLEGQYIIGHFSRLSPWKGQHILIEALTHCPQATAILVGDALFGEEEYVKQLHEQVERLQLGDRVRFLGFRTDIPELMSMCDLIVHTSTAPEPFGRVIVEAMLCGKPIVASAAGGAIELIQNNHTGWLTTPGNILQLAEIINQCFQQPDITKKIAQAGKIAAIQRFKLSAIEQQIDNLLCQKINN, from the coding sequence ATGAAAATTTTGTTTTTAGATCAAAGTGGCAGTTTAGGCGGAGCAGAATTATGTCTTCTGGATCTTGCTAAATTTTATCAAGATTCTTGTCTAGTTGGTCTATTTGTTGATGGTTCGTTTAAAGAAGCTTTGGATAACCATCAAATTGCCGTTCGCATTTTGTCAACTCAGCAACTGGGAATCCGCAAAGATAGCAATTTTTGGCAAAGTATTAGTAATGTCGGGCAAATTATCCCTTTAATTAACAAAGTTATTCAACTTAGTCGCACTTATGACTTAATCTACTCTAATACTCAAAAAGCATTAGTTGTCGGTGCGATCGCTAGTTTTCTTACTAAAAAACCTCTAATTTATCATTTACACGATATTCTCTCGACCGAGCATTTTAGTCGCACTAATCAACAAATAGCAGTATTCTTTGCTAATCGCTTTGCTTCATTAGTTGTTGCCAACTCTCAAGCTAGCAAAACTGCTTTTATCACCGCAGGAGGAAAAGAGGAATTAGTTGAAGTAGTTTATAATGGCTTCGATCTAGAACAATATCAGATCGATGAATATCGCGTTAGCCAATTGAAACACCAGCTTAGTTTAGAGGGGCAATATATCATCGGTCATTTTAGCCGTCTCTCTCCCTGGAAAGGTCAGCATATTTTAATCGAAGCACTCACCCATTGTCCCCAAGCTACAGCAATTTTGGTGGGGGATGCCTTGTTTGGAGAAGAGGAATATGTAAAGCAATTACACGAACAAGTAGAGCGATTGCAATTAGGCGATCGCGTCCGTTTTCTGGGCTTTAGGACGGATATTCCCGAGCTAATGTCAATGTGCGATCTAATCGTTCACACTTCCACTGCCCCCGAACCTTTTGGACGAGTTATTGTCGAAGCAATGCTTTGTGGTAAACCGATTGTAGCTAGCGCAGCAGGAGGGGCAATAGAGTTAATCCAAAACAACCATACAGGATGGTTGACGACCCCAGGAAATATTTTGCAGCTAGCAGAAATTATCAATCAATGTTTTCAACAACCTGATATAACTAAAAAGATTGCCCAAGCTGGAAAAATTGCTGCTATCCAACGTTTTAAATTATCTGCAATCGAACAGCAAATTGACAATTTATTATGCCAAAAGATAAATAATTAA